One segment of Deinococcus sp. Leaf326 DNA contains the following:
- the ispG gene encoding flavodoxin-dependent (E)-4-hydroxy-3-methylbut-2-enyl-diphosphate synthase — protein sequence MSERRHTVTVNVGGVPIGSAHPVVVQSMTNTDTADAEGTAIQIAQLVRAGSELVRVTVNTREAAAAIPEIVARLAEVGLSVPIVGDFHYNGHILLREFPETARLLAKYRINPGNVGAGQQHDVNFATMIEVAKEFGKPVRIGVNWGSLDQQVLARLMDANTAQGSPKSGTDVMIDAMVVSALESARYAEALGLPHDRIIISVKVSSAPELWQVYRQLAPLCDYPLHLGLTEAGMGMKGMVASSVALTPLLVDGIGDTIRVSLTPEPGASRKLEVEVAQQILQSIGLRQFLPQVTSCPGCGRTTSTFFQALAQKIQDYIRDTMPEWKVKYPGVEEMQVAVMGCVVNGPGESKHANIGISLPGTGEDPRAPVYQDGKLLTTLKGPRIAEDFQELMERYVEARYGQAEPVGS from the coding sequence ATGAGTGAGCGCCGCCACACCGTCACCGTGAACGTAGGGGGCGTGCCCATCGGCTCGGCGCACCCGGTCGTCGTGCAGTCGATGACCAACACCGATACCGCCGACGCCGAGGGCACGGCCATCCAGATCGCGCAGCTCGTGCGCGCGGGGTCCGAACTCGTGCGCGTGACCGTGAACACCCGCGAGGCCGCCGCCGCCATCCCCGAGATCGTCGCGCGGCTGGCCGAGGTAGGCCTCAGCGTGCCCATCGTCGGCGACTTCCATTACAACGGGCACATCCTGCTGCGCGAATTTCCGGAGACGGCGCGGCTGCTCGCCAAGTACCGCATCAACCCCGGCAACGTGGGGGCCGGGCAGCAGCACGACGTCAACTTCGCCACCATGATCGAGGTCGCCAAGGAGTTCGGCAAGCCGGTGCGCATCGGCGTGAACTGGGGCAGCCTCGACCAGCAGGTGCTCGCCCGCCTGATGGACGCCAACACCGCTCAGGGCAGCCCCAAATCGGGCACCGACGTGATGATCGACGCGATGGTCGTCTCGGCGCTCGAATCGGCCCGCTACGCCGAGGCCCTGGGACTGCCCCACGACCGGATCATCATCTCGGTCAAGGTGAGTTCCGCCCCTGAACTGTGGCAGGTGTACCGTCAGCTCGCGCCGCTGTGCGACTACCCGCTGCACCTGGGCCTCACCGAGGCGGGCATGGGCATGAAGGGCATGGTGGCGAGCAGTGTGGCCCTCACGCCCCTCTTGGTGGACGGCATCGGGGACACCATCCGCGTCTCGCTCACGCCCGAGCCCGGCGCCAGCCGCAAGCTGGAGGTCGAGGTCGCCCAGCAGATTCTCCAGAGCATCGGCCTGCGCCAGTTTCTGCCCCAGGTCACGAGCTGCCCCGGGTGCGGGCGCACCACCAGTACCTTCTTTCAGGCACTGGCCCAAAAGATTCAGGACTATATCCGCGACACGATGCCGGAATGGAAGGTGAAATACCCCGGTGTCGAGGAGATGCAGGTGGCCGTCATGGGCTGCGTCGTGAACGGCCCCGGCGAGAGCAAGCACGCCAACATCGGCATTTCGTTGCCCGGCACGGGCGAGGACCCGCGCGCCCCGGTCTATCAGGACGGCAAACTGCTCACCACCCTCAAGGGACCGCGGATCGCCGAGGACTTCCAGGAACTCATGGAGCGCTACGTCGAGGCGCGCTACGGGCAGGCCGAACCGGTCGGGTCGTAA
- the mqnB gene encoding futalosine hydrolase: MTSTHRRILIVVATHPEAARLRDLEGGGTRVVVCGVGPVAAALSTQAALLGGTYDLAVSAGIGGAYPGSGLRPGDLAVSSELVQADLGADDAGTFLDLETLGLSVEPGVDPGHTGRFRGWDGGAEAARRAGGAYGPALTLSTVTGSAAAARALEARYPGALTEGMEGAGVAHAALRCGVPALEVRGVSNMVGPRDRSAWRIAEALAAMRRGVEALREG, from the coding sequence ATGACGAGCACGCACAGGCGGATCTTGATCGTGGTGGCGACCCATCCCGAGGCGGCGCGGCTGCGCGACCTGGAAGGCGGAGGAACGCGGGTGGTGGTCTGCGGAGTGGGGCCGGTGGCGGCGGCGCTGAGCACCCAGGCCGCCCTGCTGGGCGGCACCTACGACCTCGCGGTGAGTGCGGGCATCGGCGGGGCCTACCCCGGCAGTGGCCTGCGCCCCGGCGACCTCGCCGTATCGAGCGAACTCGTTCAGGCCGACCTGGGCGCCGACGACGCCGGAACGTTCCTGGACCTGGAGACCCTGGGCCTGAGCGTCGAGCCCGGCGTAGACCCTGGGCACACGGGCCGCTTCCGCGGGTGGGACGGTGGCGCGGAGGCGGCCCGGCGGGCGGGGGGGGCCTACGGCCCGGCCCTGACCCTGAGCACCGTGACCGGCAGTGCGGCGGCGGCGCGCGCGCTGGAGGCCCGCTACCCCGGCGCGCTGACCGAGGGGATGGAAGGCGCGGGGGTGGCCCACGCCGCCCTGCGCTGCGGCGTCCCGGCGCTGGAAGTGCGCGGCGTGAGCAACATGGTCGGCCCGCGTGACCGCTCGGCCTGGCGGATCGCCGAGGCGCTGGCGGCCATGCGGCGGGGGGTGGAGGCGCTGCGGGAAGGCTGA
- a CDS encoding cysteine desulfurase-like protein produces MTASAAGPTAQTPRDLSLREQFPPLLTGRVYLDNAAGGLLPRSSIAAVTDHLTRYGATNALPGHQPGREILALKARAREATALFLNAGAPDVAIGPSATALAFRLAAAFARLWGPGDEVIVSGLEHEANASPWRELEQVGVTVKVWHARQPEMRLAADDLAALLSPRTRLVAVTAASNVLGVAPDITAITAQVRAAGAWTVVDAVHAAPHTLPDVQAWGADFVTFSPYKVWGPHLGALWIRPELRAGLPWPRLSFVPEGDITGIEYGTPQYELQAGWLGTLDYLRELGGGETLTRAALEQAYARIAALEAPVTERLLTGLQALDHVTLYGPQTLEGRFGTFAFRLSGETPEQTAGRLTEGGVDVAAGHFYAVQPLRDLGVYPEGVVRASIAHYTTLEDTERLLAAL; encoded by the coding sequence ATGACCGCTTCTGCTGCCGGCCCCACTGCCCAAACTCCACGCGACCTGTCCCTGCGCGAGCAGTTTCCGCCGCTCCTGACGGGCCGGGTGTATCTCGACAACGCGGCCGGTGGGCTGCTGCCCCGGAGCAGCATCGCGGCCGTGACGGACCACCTGACCCGTTACGGCGCGACCAACGCCCTGCCGGGGCACCAGCCGGGGCGCGAGATTCTGGCCCTCAAGGCGCGGGCGCGTGAAGCCACGGCCCTGTTTTTGAACGCCGGAGCGCCCGACGTGGCCATCGGTCCGAGCGCGACCGCCCTGGCCTTCCGGCTCGCGGCAGCCTTCGCGCGGCTGTGGGGACCGGGCGATGAGGTGATCGTCAGCGGCTTGGAACACGAGGCAAACGCCAGCCCGTGGCGTGAACTGGAACAGGTCGGCGTGACCGTCAAGGTCTGGCACGCCCGTCAGCCCGAGATGAGGCTCGCGGCGGACGACCTTGCTGCCCTGCTCTCTCCGCGCACGCGACTCGTGGCGGTCACGGCGGCGAGCAACGTGTTGGGCGTGGCCCCCGACATCACCGCCATCACGGCGCAGGTGCGCGCGGCGGGTGCGTGGACGGTCGTGGACGCCGTGCATGCCGCGCCTCACACCCTGCCGGACGTGCAGGCCTGGGGGGCGGACTTCGTGACCTTCAGCCCCTACAAGGTCTGGGGACCGCACCTGGGCGCGCTGTGGATCAGGCCCGAGCTGCGCGCCGGGCTGCCCTGGCCCCGGCTCAGCTTCGTGCCGGAGGGTGATATCACCGGTATCGAGTACGGCACGCCACAGTACGAGCTCCAGGCGGGATGGCTGGGCACGCTGGACTACCTGCGTGAGCTCGGCGGCGGCGAGACGTTGACCCGCGCCGCGCTGGAGCAGGCCTACGCCCGCATCGCGGCCCTGGAGGCGCCCGTGACCGAGCGGCTGCTCACCGGCCTTCAGGCGCTGGACCACGTCACGCTGTACGGCCCACAGACCCTGGAAGGCCGCTTCGGCACCTTCGCCTTCCGCCTGAGCGGCGAGACCCCCGAGCAGACCGCCGGGCGCCTGACCGAGGGGGGGGTGGACGTGGCGGCCGGGCACTTCTACGCCGTGCAGCCGCTGCGCGACCTGGGCGTGTACCCCGAGGGCGTGGTCCGGGCCAGCATCGCCCACTACACGACGCTGGAGGACACAGAGCGTTTGCTGGCGGCCCTCTGA
- the secA gene encoding preprotein translocase subunit SecA: MFRVLNQMFDNNKRDVERIVKTVVQPVNALEEEMKAVSDLAAAFMDLRRRVMEGGETLDDVIVPAFALIREAGRRSIGKRHYDVQLIGGTALHQGRIAEMRTGEGKTLVATLALALNALEGKGCHLVTVNDYLARVGMEEMSLLYRTLGLTVGLASRELQPHEKQAAYACDITYVTNSELGFDYLRDNMAQSREALVLRADTPLNFAIVDEVDSILIDEARTPLIISGAAEKATDLYYVYAKLIRRLQKGEAAEPGKRTEATGDYTIDEKGKQVHLNESGISKIERLLSLPDLYSPENMDKAHMITQAIRARELYQREKDYIVNKEGEVIIIDEFTGRSMPGRRYGEGLHQAIEAKEGVKIENENQTLATITYQNFFRLYGKFSGMTGTAKTEEKEFLDIYGSDVLVIPTNKAILRKDGEDLVYRSRLGKYNAVVNEVAEIHATGRPILIGTASIDTSEQLSELLTQAGIQHSVLNAKFEAQEASIVAQAGRSGTVTIATNMAGRGTDIMLGGNAEYIIGESIQTQLGLSRYDEVVENFIKAVSRQDPEAEALGLQIPGVTAEFVQQALALQAATVEDRQRVRDLGGLHIVGTERHESRRIDNQLRGRAGRQGDPGSSRFYVSFEDDLMRLFANERVVGMMDRLGMDDSQPIEAKMVTGAIERAQARVEDRNFSTRKQLLEFDNVMSKQRDTVYAQRREVLLGPDADVEESTEGMIADFVDLQLSTHAPADQSPDTWDIEALQTAMLDAIPQLEGYDFESLRGVSPAELQDRMLAAVADVFDARRDELSPTMLNSLARYVLLQTVDQHWKEHLHGMDVLRQGIGLRGYGQRDPFTEYKFEATNMFNEMIDNLKSDVTKFIFRMQFGQTG, translated from the coding sequence ATGTTCCGTGTGCTGAATCAGATGTTCGACAACAACAAGCGTGATGTCGAGCGCATCGTCAAGACGGTGGTGCAGCCCGTCAACGCGCTCGAAGAGGAGATGAAGGCGGTGTCCGACCTCGCCGCCGCCTTCATGGACCTGCGCCGCCGCGTCATGGAAGGCGGCGAGACGCTCGACGACGTGATCGTGCCGGCCTTTGCCCTGATCCGCGAGGCGGGGCGGCGCTCCATCGGCAAGCGGCACTACGACGTGCAGCTCATCGGCGGCACGGCGCTGCACCAGGGCCGTATCGCGGAGATGCGCACGGGCGAGGGCAAGACGCTGGTCGCCACGCTGGCGCTGGCCCTCAATGCTCTGGAGGGCAAGGGCTGCCACCTCGTGACGGTCAACGACTACCTCGCCCGCGTCGGGATGGAGGAGATGAGCCTGCTGTACCGCACCCTGGGCCTCACGGTGGGCTTGGCGAGCCGCGAGCTCCAGCCGCACGAGAAGCAGGCCGCCTACGCCTGTGACATCACCTACGTCACCAACTCGGAGCTGGGCTTCGACTACCTGCGTGACAACATGGCCCAGAGCCGCGAGGCGCTCGTGCTGCGCGCCGACACCCCGCTGAACTTCGCCATCGTGGATGAGGTGGACAGCATCCTGATCGACGAGGCCCGTACCCCGCTCATCATCTCGGGCGCGGCCGAGAAGGCCACCGACCTCTACTACGTGTACGCCAAGCTCATCCGCCGCCTCCAGAAGGGCGAAGCGGCCGAACCCGGCAAGCGGACCGAGGCGACCGGTGACTACACCATCGACGAGAAGGGCAAGCAGGTTCATCTCAACGAGTCGGGTATCAGCAAGATCGAGCGTCTGCTCTCGCTGCCCGACCTCTACAGCCCCGAGAACATGGACAAGGCGCACATGATCACCCAGGCGATCCGTGCGCGCGAGTTGTACCAGCGCGAGAAGGATTACATCGTCAACAAAGAGGGCGAGGTCATTATCATCGACGAGTTCACGGGCCGCTCAATGCCGGGCCGCCGCTACGGTGAGGGGCTGCACCAGGCCATCGAAGCCAAGGAAGGCGTCAAGATCGAGAACGAGAACCAGACGCTCGCCACCATCACCTACCAGAACTTCTTCCGTTTGTACGGCAAGTTCTCGGGCATGACCGGCACGGCCAAGACCGAGGAGAAGGAATTCCTCGACATCTACGGCAGCGACGTGCTCGTCATCCCGACCAACAAGGCGATTTTGCGCAAGGACGGCGAGGACCTCGTGTACCGCTCGCGCCTGGGCAAGTACAACGCCGTGGTGAACGAGGTCGCCGAAATCCACGCGACCGGGCGGCCCATCCTCATCGGCACGGCCAGCATCGACACGAGCGAGCAGCTCAGCGAGCTGCTCACGCAGGCGGGCATCCAGCACTCGGTCCTGAACGCCAAGTTCGAGGCCCAGGAAGCGAGCATCGTCGCGCAGGCGGGCCGGTCGGGGACCGTGACCATCGCCACCAACATGGCCGGCCGCGGGACCGACATCATGCTGGGCGGCAACGCCGAGTACATCATCGGCGAGAGCATCCAGACGCAGCTCGGCCTGAGCCGGTACGACGAGGTGGTCGAGAACTTCATCAAGGCGGTCAGCCGTCAGGACCCCGAGGCCGAGGCGCTGGGCCTGCAGATTCCGGGTGTGACGGCCGAGTTCGTCCAGCAGGCGCTGGCGCTGCAGGCGGCCACCGTCGAGGACCGCCAGCGGGTCCGTGACCTGGGCGGGCTGCACATCGTGGGGACCGAGCGCCACGAGTCGCGCCGGATCGACAACCAGTTGCGCGGCCGCGCGGGCCGTCAGGGCGATCCCGGCAGCAGCCGGTTCTACGTGTCGTTCGAGGACGACCTCATGCGCCTGTTCGCCAACGAGCGGGTGGTCGGCATGATGGACCGCCTGGGCATGGACGACTCGCAGCCCATTGAGGCCAAGATGGTCACGGGAGCCATCGAGCGGGCGCAGGCGCGTGTCGAGGACCGCAACTTCAGCACGCGCAAGCAACTGCTGGAGTTCGACAACGTCATGAGCAAGCAGCGCGACACCGTGTACGCTCAGCGCCGCGAGGTACTGCTCGGGCCGGACGCCGACGTCGAGGAGTCGACCGAGGGCATGATCGCGGATTTCGTGGATCTCCAGCTCTCGACGCACGCCCCCGCCGACCAGAGCCCCGACACCTGGGATATCGAGGCGTTGCAGACGGCCATGCTCGACGCCATCCCGCAGCTCGAGGGCTACGATTTCGAGTCGCTGCGCGGTGTGTCGCCGGCCGAGCTGCAGGACCGGATGCTCGCGGCAGTGGCCGACGTGTTCGACGCCCGCCGGGACGAGCTCAGCCCCACCATGCTCAACAGCCTGGCGCGCTACGTGCTGCTGCAGACCGTGGATCAGCACTGGAAGGAGCACCTGCACGGTATGGACGTGCTCCGGCAGGGCATCGGTCTGCGCGGCTACGGCCAGCGCGATCCCTTTACCGAGTACAAGTTCGAGGCCACGAACATGTTCAACGAGATGATCGACAATCTCAAGAGCGACGTGACCAAGTTCATCTTCCGGATGCAGTTCGGCCAGACCGGCTGA
- a CDS encoding bifunctional diguanylate cyclase/phosphodiesterase, with amino-acid sequence MTAYAAYCRAARRTSQGPPRAGPAAMSRGLGSVPGLEQALAAQELLFWTFDVRSGVLGLSRRHLPPDPLDPALRAQFVGLFSTADQGTLTRSIMACLRTSSPLDLDLELHYPSGTAHWIQIGGALDPDAPAGQPRLYGMARNVTAHKREQLELAKREAQLQAVLAQDVLGIVLRDLSGQVLLHNPHALRTTPELLAEAPELGSAVGEVLRQLEREVLGTRRAHSSELSLERAGRTARVALTLSPYWQDGDLRGTVTFIQDVTRRRSLELLSTQYARQLEERVVERTLELHRLSDHLRYAAEYDDLTGLLNRGAFLREVQATLDLLSPLPTPEMPDAESDGDVFVLALIDLDRFKWINDRLGQARGDALLTQVAQRLRLTLGSGQLLARLGGDEFAALLRVPSAAQVQGRLDQLQSTLALPFLVGDRDVQISAGLGVVVVEGQQDAGHLLREAGIALTGAKSGRGGSNVVFRPWMREQHLLRLRLRDDLRHAAARGELTVHYQPVLNLGTGATESVEALVRWQHPVHGLIGPGEFISIAEEHGLITDLDLWVLREACRFTRPLIRGGQLRRLSVNFSPLHFDHAGLTEQIEHVLDEEGFPAAALTVEITEGLFMRDHRLADTVLRELLGRGMQVAADDFGTGYSALSYMQNLPLSALKIDRSFVIGTRFPAIVHSIVDMAHTLNVQVVAEGVETEQQLGALRQMRCDYGQGYLFSRPLTPEHLIGWLAAHRAE; translated from the coding sequence ATGACCGCGTATGCCGCCTATTGCCGCGCTGCCCGCCGGACCTCTCAGGGTCCACCCCGCGCCGGGCCGGCGGCCATGAGCCGTGGCCTGGGCAGCGTGCCCGGACTCGAGCAAGCACTCGCGGCCCAGGAACTGCTATTCTGGACCTTCGACGTGCGCAGCGGCGTATTGGGTCTCTCGCGCCGGCACCTGCCCCCCGACCCGCTGGACCCCGCGCTGCGCGCACAGTTCGTGGGGCTCTTCTCGACGGCGGATCAGGGCACACTGACCCGGTCGATCATGGCCTGCCTGCGGACCTCGTCACCGCTGGACCTCGATCTGGAGCTGCACTACCCATCCGGAACGGCCCACTGGATTCAGATCGGCGGTGCACTGGACCCCGATGCCCCGGCCGGGCAACCGCGGCTGTACGGCATGGCGCGCAACGTGACAGCGCACAAACGCGAGCAACTGGAACTGGCCAAGCGTGAGGCCCAGTTGCAGGCCGTACTGGCCCAGGACGTGCTGGGTATCGTGCTGCGCGACCTCAGCGGCCAGGTCCTGTTGCACAACCCACACGCCCTGCGGACCACCCCCGAGCTGCTGGCAGAGGCCCCAGAACTGGGCAGCGCTGTGGGCGAGGTGCTGCGCCAGCTGGAACGCGAGGTGCTGGGCACCCGCCGCGCCCACAGCAGCGAGCTGAGCCTGGAGCGTGCGGGCCGCACGGCACGCGTGGCCCTGACCCTGAGCCCCTACTGGCAGGACGGCGACCTGCGCGGCACGGTTACGTTCATTCAGGACGTGACGCGGCGGCGCTCGCTGGAACTGCTCAGCACCCAGTATGCCCGGCAGCTCGAGGAACGGGTAGTGGAACGCACACTGGAACTGCACCGCCTGAGCGACCACCTGCGCTACGCCGCCGAGTACGACGACCTGACCGGACTGCTCAACCGGGGCGCCTTTCTGCGGGAGGTGCAGGCGACGCTTGACCTTCTCTCTCCGCTGCCCACACCTGAAATGCCGGATGCTGAAAGTGACGGAGACGTGTTCGTGCTGGCCCTCATCGATCTCGACCGCTTCAAGTGGATCAACGACCGCCTGGGACAGGCGCGCGGCGACGCCCTGCTCACGCAGGTGGCCCAGCGGCTGCGGCTGACCCTGGGTTCGGGGCAACTCCTCGCGCGCCTGGGCGGCGACGAGTTCGCCGCGCTGCTGCGCGTGCCCTCGGCGGCGCAGGTGCAGGGACGCCTCGACCAGTTGCAGAGCACCCTCGCCCTGCCCTTTCTGGTCGGCGACCGTGACGTGCAGATCAGCGCGGGACTGGGCGTCGTGGTCGTCGAGGGCCAGCAGGACGCCGGCCACCTGCTGCGCGAGGCGGGCATCGCCCTGACCGGAGCCAAGTCGGGCCGCGGGGGCAGCAACGTGGTATTCCGGCCCTGGATGCGCGAGCAGCACCTGCTGCGGCTGCGGCTGCGCGACGACCTGCGGCACGCGGCGGCGCGGGGCGAGCTGACCGTGCATTACCAGCCGGTCCTGAACCTGGGGACCGGCGCGACCGAGAGCGTCGAGGCGCTCGTGCGCTGGCAGCACCCGGTTCACGGCTTGATCGGGCCGGGAGAGTTCATCTCCATCGCCGAGGAACACGGCCTGATCACCGATCTCGACCTGTGGGTGCTGCGCGAGGCCTGCCGCTTCACCCGGCCCCTGATTCGGGGGGGACAGCTGCGGCGCCTGAGCGTGAACTTCTCGCCGCTGCACTTCGACCACGCCGGCCTGACCGAACAGATCGAACACGTGCTCGACGAGGAGGGTTTCCCGGCGGCGGCCTTGACGGTCGAGATCACCGAGGGGCTGTTCATGCGCGACCACCGCCTCGCCGACACAGTGCTGCGCGAGCTGCTGGGCCGGGGCATGCAGGTGGCCGCCGACGACTTCGGCACCGGCTACTCGGCCCTGAGTTACATGCAGAACCTGCCCCTGAGCGCCCTGAAGATCGACCGCTCGTTCGTGATCGGCACGCGCTTTCCGGCCATCGTCCATTCCATCGTGGACATGGCGCACACGCTGAACGTGCAGGTCGTGGCCGAGGGTGTCGAGACCGAGCAGCAGCTCGGCGCCCTGCGGCAGATGCGCTGCGACTACGGCCAGGGCTACCTGTTCTCGCGTCCGCTGACCCCCGAACACCTCATCGGCTGGCTGGCCGCGCACCGGGCCGAGTGA
- the ychF gene encoding redox-regulated ATPase YchF: MSSLAIGIVGLPNVGKSTLFNAITRAGALAANYPFATIEPNVGRVTVPDERLGALSKVFTKGERVPPIIPTYVEFVDIAGLVKGASQGEGLGNQFLANIREVDAIAHVVRCFEDPNVVHVAGQVDPLDDIETINTELILADLAGLEKRLQNLQKKAKSGDKDAREQAAIAEQIVAVLGEGRPARAAQVEGPVPKEFGLITTKPVIYVANVGEGDLQEDNEFVRKVRDLAAAEGAQVVKISAQIEGELAEMPEDEAREFLHDLGVQESGLDQLVKVSYETLGLITFITSGEKEVRAWTIRKGEKAPEAAGEIHSDLERGFIRAEVIEWDKMVEAGGWAAAKSKGWVRTEGKEYVMKDGDIMNVLHNS, translated from the coding sequence ATGAGTAGTCTTGCCATCGGAATCGTCGGGCTGCCGAATGTCGGCAAAAGCACGCTGTTCAACGCCATCACCCGCGCCGGAGCGCTGGCCGCCAACTATCCCTTCGCCACCATCGAGCCCAATGTGGGCCGCGTGACCGTGCCCGACGAGCGCCTGGGCGCGCTGAGCAAGGTCTTTACCAAGGGCGAGCGCGTGCCGCCGATCATCCCGACCTATGTCGAGTTCGTGGACATCGCCGGGCTGGTCAAGGGCGCCTCGCAGGGCGAGGGCCTGGGCAACCAGTTCCTGGCGAACATCCGCGAGGTGGACGCCATCGCCCACGTCGTGCGCTGCTTCGAGGACCCCAACGTGGTGCACGTCGCCGGTCAGGTGGACCCCCTGGACGACATCGAGACGATCAACACCGAGCTCATCCTGGCCGACCTCGCGGGCCTGGAAAAACGCCTCCAGAACCTCCAGAAGAAGGCCAAGAGCGGCGACAAGGACGCCCGCGAGCAGGCGGCGATCGCCGAGCAGATCGTGGCCGTGCTGGGTGAGGGCCGGCCGGCGCGCGCCGCGCAGGTCGAGGGACCGGTGCCTAAGGAATTTGGCCTGATCACGACCAAGCCGGTGATCTACGTCGCCAACGTGGGTGAGGGCGACTTGCAGGAGGACAACGAGTTCGTGCGGAAGGTGCGCGACCTCGCGGCGGCCGAGGGAGCGCAGGTCGTGAAGATCAGCGCCCAGATCGAGGGTGAACTCGCCGAGATGCCCGAGGACGAGGCCCGCGAGTTCCTGCACGACCTCGGGGTGCAGGAAAGCGGCCTCGACCAGCTCGTGAAGGTGAGCTACGAGACGCTGGGCCTGATCACCTTCATCACCAGCGGCGAGAAGGAAGTGCGCGCCTGGACGATCCGCAAGGGCGAAAAGGCCCCCGAGGCCGCCGGCGAGATCCACAGCGACCTGGAACGCGGTTTCATCCGCGCCGAGGTCATCGAGTGGGACAAGATGGTCGAGGCCGGGGGCTGGGCCGCCGCCAAAAGCAAGGGCTGGGTGCGCACCGAAGGCAAGGAGTACGTCATGAAGGACGGCGACATCATGAACGTGCTCCACAACAGCTGA
- a CDS encoding DUF4259 domain-containing protein — protein MNIWGSGPFANEHAAAFVREVVADGVPALHEAFEVVLDPDLDFVEAEEGQRAVAAAGVLAAALNGDTSEIIDAGLRVWLAATDRAALVPLRSLAAEALARVTGPQSELPELWEDSEGAEAWYADSEKLRSALGG, from the coding sequence GTGAATATCTGGGGAAGTGGACCTTTCGCGAACGAACATGCTGCCGCCTTCGTGCGGGAGGTCGTGGCCGACGGCGTGCCGGCGTTGCATGAGGCGTTCGAGGTCGTGCTGGACCCTGATCTGGACTTCGTCGAGGCTGAGGAAGGGCAGCGCGCCGTGGCCGCGGCTGGAGTCCTGGCTGCCGCCCTGAACGGCGACACCTCGGAGATCATTGACGCTGGGCTGCGGGTCTGGCTCGCCGCGACCGACCGCGCTGCCCTGGTGCCGCTGCGTTCTCTGGCGGCCGAGGCCCTGGCCCGCGTGACGGGGCCGCAGAGCGAACTCCCCGAGCTGTGGGAGGACAGCGAGGGGGCCGAGGCCTGGTATGCCGACAGCGAAAAACTCCGTTCGGCTCTGGGCGGCTGA
- a CDS encoding biliverdin-producing heme oxygenase: MARLKRETQALHGATEARMPVMDPALTRAAYAGLLAQMYALISPLETRLLALGLPASLSLEDRLKTPALRRDLRALGVAVPTERADWLPGDVPAGLGSLYVLEGGTLGGQIISRHLEPRLGLGAGAGLAYFSSYGLQTGPMWKRFAEAMTREVGPEVGDAVVEGARETFLAFGRALDTRPD, translated from the coding sequence ATGGCCCGGCTGAAACGCGAGACGCAGGCGCTGCACGGGGCCACCGAGGCGCGGATGCCGGTGATGGACCCGGCGCTGACCCGCGCGGCGTACGCCGGGTTGCTCGCCCAGATGTACGCGCTCATCTCGCCGCTCGAGACCCGGCTGCTGGCCCTGGGCCTGCCCGCGAGTCTCTCGCTGGAAGACCGCCTCAAAACTCCGGCGCTGCGCCGCGACCTGAGGGCGCTGGGGGTGGCCGTCCCTACGGAGCGTGCCGACTGGCTGCCCGGCGACGTGCCGGCGGGGCTGGGGTCCCTGTACGTCCTGGAGGGAGGTACGCTCGGCGGCCAAATCATCTCCCGGCACCTGGAGCCCCGCCTGGGCCTGGGAGCCGGGGCCGGCCTGGCCTACTTCTCGAGCTACGGTCTGCAGACCGGACCGATGTGGAAACGCTTTGCCGAGGCCATGACGCGGGAGGTCGGGCCCGAGGTGGGGGACGCCGTGGTGGAGGGCGCGCGGGAGACCTTCCTGGCCTTCGGGCGGGCGCTGGACACGCGGCCGGACTGA